DNA sequence from the Drosophila sechellia strain sech25 chromosome 3L, ASM438219v1, whole genome shotgun sequence genome:
gttttaatatttcttaTGGCTTATTTCTTGTTACCAATTTATTCCGGTTGAATTTATAAGTTTTATTTGCAAATAATAATTGCACATGTAGACCTCATTGAATATTAATAcaatctttaaaaaaaaagttatgaTATAATTATACAACCTGCGCAGTTGGAGCTAAAGCGCCCCAAGAGTCGCATATACCTAAACGAAACTGAAGTTGGACCCTTGGAGGAGCTCCCCTTTTCATCTTACAATCCGCGAATCCTGCAAGAAGGCTTAGAAGGAGAAAACCTCAAGACCTTCGATATCATTGAGGGCTGCAGTCCGCAGGACCTGTGGACCTGGAATGTGGGCTATCAGAAAAGAGAGGAGCATATGGATCAGGAGTTCATATCCGCCTCCCTGCCCAAATATGGTGTGTAGTTAGCGGGTGGAACTATCTTTTCCCAAGAGATTTGCATTCCTAATCTAGGCTTTTCCAAATATCACAGAAAACGACGGCGAACTTACGCTCTATAATATACCACAACAGCTGGAGAAGACGTTTACTGCTGAGATTGTGTTTGGGAATCGGAACATCTATCCTGAACCAAAGAAGGAGCCTAACCGTTTGCAGTGAGTAATCTTATTTCTTTGCTAGCAATACTTAGTTAAAACTACCAAAAaactaaaaccaaaaatatataactcGCTCTTACATTAAATCCAGGTACTATTATCGGCCTAGTGAAATCGGTGCGATAATAGTCGCTTTTGTAGAGACCTTTCGCCTGAATCCCGATTTCTGGACGGGATCTACTATGGATGGGATCCTAAAGCGCGGAGTGAAGTTGACCAAAAGGAGCGCCGACCTGAACTACAAGTCAGAGGTGAATGATTTCGATATCATCCAACAGGTGGCGGAACGAGACGCTGCCGTTGAGATTAAGATACACTTCTCGGGACTTTTGAAAAACGAACCGAATATGTACAAAGCACTTTCCCTATTCTTCTCCAAATACAATGCCTGCATCTTTACGTCCCGGGATCTCTTCCTGCTGATCTGGAAGCGATGCTTAAACTCGTTCTATATCTTCGATCCCAATGGACGGGATGAAAACTGCGAACGGAATTTCGAGGAGGGAAAGTGCTCACTGATGGCAACTCGCTATACGGAGCACTTGGTCCATTTGATCACCAAGTTCAGCGATCTGCAGCCGCAGGACGAATTCAATATCTTTGAGATATCGCTGACTCAGTATGGAAAACTTAAGGAGCCACCTATTAATTCGGCGGAAAACGAGGAGTACCACAAACTCTGGGCGCCAGTCAATGAGAACTTTGCGGTAAAAACTGCGGCCACAGGTGGCATTCACCAACCAATCTCCGGAAATGAGAAGAATGCATCGCTGGTTGTGTCATTGATAGCTCTGATTTACTCGGAATTTGAGCTAGCCAAGTTATGGAAACCGGGCACTGTGGATGACATCATAAGGTATGGTGTGGCCTACTATAAAACCCTTCGCAAGAAGTTCCGCCTGGATGGAAAACGCTGGAAGAACAAGAAGCCCCACTTGAATGTGGTGGATCTGCCAGAAATGTTCCTCATGGGTGCATTTAAGGCCACCGTTCGAAAGCATCCATTCATGATCAATGGTCATGTGGCGGATTGCAAGAACTATTTGGAATCCCAGCTAACGATGGCACTGCACCAGTTGTTCAACTTGCCCCAGTGGCCATCTGCCCTGCTTCAGATCGATAATTCAGTGATGGCTGTATGGCGGGATAGGGAGTTCTTCTATGTCTTCGATCCCTTCCGGCGGAATCGAACTGGTCTGGTGGTGGATCCCGATGACTATAGCATAAAGGGATTGGCCGTGCTGCAATTGCACGCCACCTTCGACTCCTTTGTCCGCGTGATCTACACGAATGCCCTGAAGATGCGACGTGGTGGTAAGTTCTTTATCCATGGCGTGAGGACTGGCTGCATCCGACCGCTGCAGGTGATGACCCCGCAGACAAACAGGTTCCCGGGATTGCAAATGGGTCTGCCCACCTTCACGGATGAACCACCAATGCCGGAGATAAAACAGAAGAAGAGTATTGAGAGTATACCGGAGGAGGATCGATTCCCCACAGTGGATGAAAAGGAAATGGTAGAAGAGCTCATCAATATGATCATCAATAGTATTATTAAGGAACTGCCAGAACCACAACCCAAAAGACCACATCTCTATAAGCCGGCCCAAAAGGTCCTCCTGCGCTCGGATCAAGAGAATCTGAAGGCTCTGCGGCTAAGAATCAAGCGGGGCTATGAGCTCGgtcaggaggaggaggaggatctgAAGAGGGTGTTAAcggtggaggaggaggtggctcTCAAGAGCAACTTCAAGGCGTTACCGGACGGCTCCTGGATCATTGTGGGAACCACTCAACTTCCCCAGTTGGACGAGGAGATGGCCAAACTGGGAGGTCTCCTGGCAGCCTTGGTAGCCATGGCTGTTTCAGCAAAGTATAAGCTGTCCACCTGGAATTCTGAACTAATCGAGTTTAGTTTGGAATCAGTAAACAGCTTTGGAGAAGATTATCAAAACTACGAGTACATATTGGCCTGCCTATTGGCCAAGAAATTACCGGATATTGCCATCGGCGAAAGCAACTTCAGTTTGGAGGTGAAGAAGGTGGTCAAGTCCTCGCCTATGGTTCCCCTTCGCCAAGTCCTTGTGGACCTACTTGTGGACAATAATAGGCTGCTCCTCGTTTGCCAGCGTTTCTCCTGCGTAATCTTTAAGCGCTATAACTTTGTCTACATGTTCATCGGATTTCCCTGCAATGCAATTGGCTATAGAAAGGGTGGTTCCGGTCCAGCTTGTCTTCTTCGATTTGTGGAACTAGATGCATTGATCAAGCGCATTGAATTCGGCTGCAATCCTCAGGGTTGTTCGGTTATGAACTTCATCGTGGCCTGCGTTCAAATGGTGGATAATAATCTCCATGGACGCTTTAGACCTTGGAGAAAGGAGGATGATGATAAGGAGGTCAAGCAAGAGACGGCCAGACAAAAGAGATTGCGCGAGCAAAGACTGGAGAAGATGCGCTACATCGACGAGGAGCTCCAAAAGGAGAAAGAGCGCATACAGATGTTCCTCAAGGCCAAACAGGAGCACATGGACCGCAAGGCTGGAATTAAACGTAAGTGCGACTATAATTATGAAATAGTGTGCTTTGTCTTTGAAGATCCTTGCTGAGAAGTAATTCATTACAAatgtttcatattttttttaactttcaGCCGAGTACAGGGACATTGGCATCGACGAGGGTGAAGGCGAGGAGGGcgacgaggaggacgacaTGCTTGGTGGGGAGGAGGGCGAAGAGGAAGGCGAAGAGGAGGTGGAATTGAAGCACCTACCAGGCAAGAAGTTACCCAAGGAAGTTCGCCGGGCATACAAGCCGCGTCCCATAATGTTTGGCTACAGAATGCGCGAGAAGGACTGCAACTTTAAGATCCAGGGCAGCCT
Encoded proteins:
- the LOC6616435 gene encoding uncharacterized protein LOC6616435 isoform X1, which produces MLKKFVEVNAECSPSNNPYEIRTFLGNETSPEWKAENCPPRDRVCQKKPPNSTISQVLTIEDELRRIHHKAEESRFTKPYKKKCALYDDLTMCIVPQRTPAELKTHAEMRERILAARKDFGLVEHDAKVERPCPKDLVVLNSPMDMGEEEQQAEEGEEEEEGEVKPQLATPECSSNMIIIPDKRMLELKRPKSRIYLNETEVGPLEELPFSSYNPRILQEGLEGENLKTFDIIEGCSPQDLWTWNVGYQKREEHMDQEFISASLPKYENDGELTLYNIPQQLEKTFTAEIVFGNRNIYPEPKKEPNRLQYYYRPSEIGAIIVAFVETFRLNPDFWTGSTMDGILKRGVKLTKRSADLNYKSEVNDFDIIQQVAERDAAVEIKIHFSGLLKNEPNMYKALSLFFSKYNACIFTSRDLFLLIWKRCLNSFYIFDPNGRDENCERNFEEGKCSLMATRYTEHLVHLITKFSDLQPQDEFNIFEISLTQYGKLKEPPINSAENEEYHKLWAPVNENFAVKTAATGGIHQPISGNEKNASLVVSLIALIYSEFELAKLWKPGTVDDIIRYGVAYYKTLRKKFRLDGKRWKNKKPHLNVVDLPEMFLMGAFKATVRKHPFMINGHVADCKNYLESQLTMALHQLFNLPQWPSALLQIDNSVMAVWRDREFFYVFDPFRRNRTGLVVDPDDYSIKGLAVLQLHATFDSFVRVIYTNALKMRRGGKFFIHGVRTGCIRPLQVMTPQTNRFPGLQMGLPTFTDEPPMPEIKQKKSIESIPEEDRFPTVDEKEMVEELINMIINSIIKELPEPQPKRPHLYKPAQKVLLRSDQENLKALRLRIKRGYELGQEEEEDLKRVLTVEEEVALKSNFKALPDGSWIIVGTTQLPQLDEEMAKLGGLLAALVAMAVSAKYKLSTWNSELIEFSLESVNSFGEDYQNYEYILACLLAKKLPDIAIGESNFSLEVKKVVKSSPMVPLRQVLVDLLVDNNRLLLVCQRFSCVIFKRYNFVYMFIGFPCNAIGYRKGGSGPACLLRFVELDALIKRIEFGCNPQGCSVMNFIVACVQMVDNNLHGRFRPWRKEDDDKEVKQETARQKRLREQRLEKMRYIDEELQKEKERIQMFLKAKQEHMDRKAGIKPEYRDIGIDEGEGEEGDEEDDMLGGEEGEEEGEEEVELKHLPGKKLPKEVRRAYKPRPIMFGYRMREKDCNFKIQGSLALEGRDEGSFKTIKPCYFASALAIISCSLRPLNQWNSYRIDRVINNAKAISKGVCELESVFERVVRHVTIDDYEFDIWIRCFEPAGMWTPTPVKKPGTPEVGLMIFKKKFGKLLNLRKYMIIFTPNGSYAIYHDEFFHVFDPYGSMEKPGQDEEEENEGDEEGGKKKKRCPKGPKRWPERNTASWVLLYDVDSLLKYIDERSAVKNWKEKNQYRFFVVDVLSHKKAAPNARILQLLTDLSIPMTCTNKQYGRPEYEICATNESLGWLELENCLPVWSRLNRRNTAGKYRNLPISKIKKFDVEIEGRLWSLWGNLHPEAPVFEDEVRGRQYLGCYVMACCAASVYRLMDWSPHLLDTIVVSGSTYFKESIDQISKEDYEFSLENLNIDCSMDTINFVVHIEHVCYGKLYRVPTFNRMNLSEALIYFFSHYQFGIVSVRKRSLAIGFCPSHDGGYFMYDCQEKDHPLFPKQQGASYMLRTRHLQVLLYCVVVTLNVPFYNIDFSIHKVEMLREGATVENEEEEGGEEGGA
- the LOC6616435 gene encoding uncharacterized protein LOC6616435 isoform X2, which encodes MWAIRKERSIWIRSSYPPPCPNMAFPNITENDGELTLYNIPQQLEKTFTAEIVFGNRNIYPEPKKEPNRLQYYYRPSEIGAIIVAFVETFRLNPDFWTGSTMDGILKRGVKLTKRSADLNYKSEVNDFDIIQQVAERDAAVEIKIHFSGLLKNEPNMYKALSLFFSKYNACIFTSRDLFLLIWKRCLNSFYIFDPNGRDENCERNFEEGKCSLMATRYTEHLVHLITKFSDLQPQDEFNIFEISLTQYGKLKEPPINSAENEEYHKLWAPVNENFAVKTAATGGIHQPISGNEKNASLVVSLIALIYSEFELAKLWKPGTVDDIIRYGVAYYKTLRKKFRLDGKRWKNKKPHLNVVDLPEMFLMGAFKATVRKHPFMINGHVADCKNYLESQLTMALHQLFNLPQWPSALLQIDNSVMAVWRDREFFYVFDPFRRNRTGLVVDPDDYSIKGLAVLQLHATFDSFVRVIYTNALKMRRGGKFFIHGVRTGCIRPLQVMTPQTNRFPGLQMGLPTFTDEPPMPEIKQKKSIESIPEEDRFPTVDEKEMVEELINMIINSIIKELPEPQPKRPHLYKPAQKVLLRSDQENLKALRLRIKRGYELGQEEEEDLKRVLTVEEEVALKSNFKALPDGSWIIVGTTQLPQLDEEMAKLGGLLAALVAMAVSAKYKLSTWNSELIEFSLESVNSFGEDYQNYEYILACLLAKKLPDIAIGESNFSLEVKKVVKSSPMVPLRQVLVDLLVDNNRLLLVCQRFSCVIFKRYNFVYMFIGFPCNAIGYRKGGSGPACLLRFVELDALIKRIEFGCNPQGCSVMNFIVACVQMVDNNLHGRFRPWRKEDDDKEVKQETARQKRLREQRLEKMRYIDEELQKEKERIQMFLKAKQEHMDRKAGIKPEYRDIGIDEGEGEEGDEEDDMLGGEEGEEEGEEEVELKHLPGKKLPKEVRRAYKPRPIMFGYRMREKDCNFKIQGSLALEGRDEGSFKTIKPCYFASALAIISCSLRPLNQWNSYRIDRVINNAKAISKGVCELESVFERVVRHVTIDDYEFDIWIRCFEPAGMWTPTPVKKPGTPEVGLMIFKKKFGKLLNLRKYMIIFTPNGSYAIYHDEFFHVFDPYGSMEKPGQDEEEENEGDEEGGKKKKRCPKGPKRWPERNTASWVLLYDVDSLLKYIDERSAVKNWKEKNQYRFFVVDVLSHKKAAPNARILQLLTDLSIPMTCTNKQYGRPEYEICATNESLGWLELENCLPVWSRLNRRNTAGKYRNLPISKIKKFDVEIEGRLWSLWGNLHPEAPVFEDEVRGRQYLGCYVMACCAASVYRLMDWSPHLLDTIVVSGSTYFKESIDQISKEDYEFSLENLNIDCSMDTINFVVHIEHVCYGKLYRVPTFNRMNLSEALIYFFSHYQFGIVSVRKRSLAIGFCPSHDGGYFMYDCQEKDHPLFPKQQGASYMLRTRHLQVLLYCVVVTLNVPFYNIDFSIHKVEMLREGATVENEEEEGGEEGGA